One stretch of Paroedura picta isolate Pp20150507F chromosome 13, Ppicta_v3.0, whole genome shotgun sequence DNA includes these proteins:
- the ZIC3 gene encoding zinc finger protein ZIC 3, with product MTMLLDGGPQFPALGVGGFGAPRHHHPHDVANRDAAAAAAAAAAAMGLNHPFGDSSFKLSPAPHELASGQGSAFTPQASGYPHHHPHHHPPHPHHAGQVPSYAAAAAAAAFSSTRDFLFRNRGDSASGGGGGAGGGGTAAAQHGLFGGGAAGGLHPAPGIPDGAGSYLLFPGLHEQNQSLPSPTGPADNGQMHLGLRGDLFGRPEPYRAVASPRADPYGGPAQFHGYSPMNVNMGGMNVAAAAAHHHHHHHHHHHAPHHHPPHGAGAFFRYMRQPIKQELSCKWLDEAAAAAVPPQAPPPPVRSKKSCERTFSTMHELVTHVTMEHVGGPEQNNHICYWEECPREGKSFKAKYKLVNHIRVHTGEKPFPCPFPGCGKIFARSENLKIHKRTHTGEKPFKCEFEGCDRRFANSSDRKKHMHVHTSDKPYICKVCDKSYTHPSSLRKHMKVHETQGSDSSPAASSGYESSTPPAVAAATSKDSAKTPPSAAPQTAPPSHTPGLPPNFNEWYV from the exons ATGACCATGTTGCTGGACGGCGGGCCTCAGTTCCCGGCGCTGGGCGTCGGGGGCTTCGGAGCGCCGCGCCATCATCACCCCCACGACGTGGCGAACCGcgacgccgccgccgctgccgctgccgccgccgccgccatgggaCTCAACCACCCCTTCGGGGACTCGTCCTTCAAACTGAGCCCGGCTCCCCACGAGCTGGCGTCGGGGCAAGGCTCGGCGTTCACGCCGCAGGCTTCGGGCTACCCGCATCACCATCCGCACCACCACCCGCCTCACCCGCACCATGCCGGCCAGGTGCCTTCCtatgcggccgccgccgccgccgccgccttcagcTCCACGCGGGACTTTCTGTTCCGCAACCGCGGGGATTCCGCCTCGGGCGGCGgagggggcgcgggcggcggcgggaCTGCGGCGGCTCAGCACGGCCTCTTCGGCGGCGGCGCGGCCGGCGGCCTCCACCCGGCGCCCGGCATCCCGGACGGTGCCGGCAGCTACTTGCTCTTCCCCGGCCTGCACGAGCAAAACCAAAGCCTCCCATCCCCGACGGGCCCCGCGGACAACGGCCAGATGCACCTGGGCTTGCGCGGGGACCTCTTCGGACGGCCGGAGCCTTACCGAGCGGTGGCGAGCCCCCGCGCAGACCCCTACGGCGGGCCGGCCCAGTTCCACGGCTACAGCCCCATGAACGTCAACATGGGCGGCATGAACGTGGCCGCGGCGGCGgctcaccaccaccatcaccaccaccaccaccaccacgcccCGCACCACCACCCCCCGCACGGCGCCGGGGCCTTCTTCCGCTACATGCGCCAGCCCATCAAGCAGGAGCTGTCGTGCAAGTGGCTCGAcgaggcggcagcggcggcggtccCCCCGCAGGCCCCCCCGCCGCCGGTGCGGTCCAAGAAGAGCTGCGAGCGGACTTTCAGCACCATGCACGAGCTGGTGACGCACGTCACGATGGAGCACGTCGGGGGGCCGGAGCAGAACAACCACATCTGCTACTGGGAGGAGTGCCCGCGGGAGGGCAAGTCCTTCAAGGCCAAGTACAAGCTGGTCAACCACATCCGCGTCCACACCGGCGAGAagcccttcccctgccccttccccggcTGCGGGAAGATCTTCGCCCGCTCCGAGAACCTCAAGATCCACAAGCGGACGCACACAG GCGAGAAACCTTTTAAGTGTGAATTCGAGGGCTGCGACCGGCGTTTCGCAAACAGCAGCGACAGAAAGAAACACATGCACGTCCATACGTCAGACAAGCCCTACATCTGCAAAGTCTGCGATAAGTCCTACACCCACCCCAGCTCCTTACGGAAACACATGAAG GTTCACGAGACGCAGGGCTCGGACTCTTCTCCCGCGGCCAGCTCGGGCTACGAGTCCTCCACGCCCCCGGCCGTCGCGGCCGCCACCAGCAAAGACTCCGCCAAGACCCCCCCGTCGGCCGCGCCGCAGACGGCTCCCCCCAGCCACACGCCCGGCTTGCCCCCCAACTTCAACGAATGGTACGTCTGA